A segment of the Rattus rattus isolate New Zealand chromosome 4, Rrattus_CSIRO_v1, whole genome shotgun sequence genome:
GAGCTGTCTGACTGGTTCCCACCACACCTTCCTGTCTAGGTGTGAAAGCCAATTGGGGTCACCCTTGTTGTCTGTCTTGGATTTTTCCCCCcgtttgctatgataaaatattctggtGAGGCCAATCTGAGGCAGGAAGTTTATTCTAGTTCACAGGTCCAGGTTGCAGTGCAtcatggaagggaagggaaggcttcGGGAGACTGAAGCAAATGGTTATATTATGTCTGAGGTTAAAAGCAAGCAATAAatccatgtgtgtgagtgtctgggtCACCTTCGCCCCTTTAaagaaggtttattttatttttatttatgtgtatgtacatgtgcatgtacatgtgcatgtatgtgcatgtgcatgtatgtgcatgtgcatgtatgtgcatgtgtatgtgcatgtgtatgtgcatgtgtatgtgcatgtgcatgtgtgcatgtgtatgtgcatgtgcatgtgtatgtacatgtgcatgtatgtacatgtgcatgtatgtacatgtgcatgtgcatgtgtatgtgcatgtgcatgtgtatgtacatgtgcatgtccatgtgcatgtgtatgtgcaggtgtatatgtatgtgtatgtgcatgtgccatTGGAGGCTAGAAAAGGACATTGaatctcctggggctggagttagaggtgcCTGGGAGCTATCCCACACAACAAACAAGTCCTGGAAACCAAACTTGAGACCTCTGCAAAAGCATCGAGTGCTCAGTTCTGTTGACTTCAGGGCTCCAGGGACCACATCACGGCTCACTCCCTTGTTATGGATGTCCAGAGTTTTGCAAAAAACAGGTAAGGACTACTGAGATCACGGTCTTCTACAACCTGCCTTTCCCTCTTAATATAAGAGGATTTCTTATAAGCAttgcctgtcaataaaaaagcttacagccaaggagcagaggcaggaaatgggaggtgtGGTATCTGCAgggagagagaattctgggaaatagtaaGGGCTGAGAAAGATTTGCCCCGGAAAGGCTgaagagaagaaagcagccacacAGCTGAACTTATACTAAAAGGGATAATAAGTTAACAGCTAGTTGGAGAACAAGCTGGAGCTCCTGGCCTAGGCATTTAGTGATCAATAATTAGTCTCTGAGTTGTCACTGCTGGGAATAAAGTGGTCGTGAGGAAAAACTCGTCGTACATTCTGTCGACCAAATAGCTCTTCAGGCTGGCCACCTAACATTCGACTATTGCAGAGTGGACTACTTCActggggtgttgtgtgtgtgtgtgtgtgtgtgtgtgtgtgtgtgtgtgtgtgtgtgtgtgtgtgtgtgtgtgtgtgtgtgtgtgtgtgtgtgtgtgtatgtgtgtgtgtgtatgtgtgtgtgtgtgtgtgtatgtgtgtgtgtgtgtgtgtatgtgtgtgtgtgtgtgtgtatgtgtgtgtgtgtgtgtgtgtgtgtgtgtgtgtgtgtatgtgtgtatgtgtgtgtgtgtgtgtgtatgtgtgtgtgtgtgtgtgtgtgtgtgtatgtgtgtgtgtgtgtgtatgtgtgtgtgtgtgtgtgtgtatgtgtgtgtgtgtgtgtatgtgtgtgtgtgtgtgtgtgtgtgtgtatgtgtgtgtgtgtatgtgtatgtgtgtgtgtgtgtgtgtgtgtgtgtgtgtgtgtgtgtgtatgtgtgtgtgtatgtgtgtgtgtgtgtgtgtgtatgtgtgtgtgtgtgtgtgtgtgtgtgtgtgtgtgtgtatgtgtgtgtgtgtgtgtgtgtatgtgtgtgtgtgtgtgtgtgtatgtgtgtgtgtgtgtctacatgacTAACGATTCACTTCACACCAGGTGGTCCAGCCACACCCCGTGTCAGAGGTCATCTTGTGGTaactcctctttccctcttttcatcGATGAGTGTTTTTTCTGGTCAGTATGGGATATGAATATCGCTCATACTTACATTTTGGATGTCTCTGTATGAATAGCCTCTGAAGTGCTTTATTCTAGACAGCCTGACCCCTGAATGACAACCTCCCTCTGTTGCCCAAGTGACAGGGGACAAAGGTAAAATTCTCATGTAGCAGAGAGTTTATTGTTCTGGATAAGTGGCATTCACCTACCCGGGTTGAATTCAAAGCAAACTTTATGGAGTCATATAAGTCATATAACAACCTAATTGTTCAGGCCCAGTGTCTTTCCTAAGGACATGGCTGTGTATTTATGTACCCATCTGTGGTTCCATGGAGAGGAACCCTGGGCACAGGGTACTAACCCTTAGTTAACCACCTCCAGTGTTCTGTCTTCATGAAGCCACGATGTCTTTCCATCTCAAGGACATACACCTGGAATCACTCACTCCTATGACAATGGCAGGAAAGccagacagacacagagcagagagcaTGTGGTTTGTCCCCCTCCTAAACTCCTGCTGGAGTTTCCTATCACTGAGCTATGATACCCTCCCTGTACTGTTTTGTGATTCTGCCATCTAGAGCTAGGTACCTGTGACCAGCCTCAGGCATTTCATTACGGCAACAACAGGCAACAACGATGCTGACTGATATAAGAAGGAAGTTAATTCCCACAGTGAAATTGCTATGTCTTTCCAGACTTGAGTGGAGAAAACAAGGGGATGAAATGATAAAATCACCACACGAGGGATCCTGCAGAATGGCCTTTTATCAATTGCTGGTCCTTGGATGGCAGCATACAGGGGTTTAAAAGGGCACACTGTTTTAACGAAAGGCACACtggaatgtatgtgtgcacgatGTTGGATTTTCATTGTCAGCGTGATGGGATTTAAGATCAGCAAGGAAACTGCCTGAACAGGTCGATGAGAGTTTCCAGGAAGGGTTAGCGGAGTAGGGATGTTGACATATCTTGGATGCCTGGATTCGAGCAACAGTTTCTGATGAGTTGGGGTCTCAGATTGAATGAAGAGGAGGAACCAAGCTGAGTGCTAGCTTTCTGTTTGCTTACTGACTGGATACCCAactgtgtgaccagctgcctggTGCTCCCACCACTGTGCTGGGCTGTAGCCTTCCCTTCCACCAAAAAACAATCAACcaaacacaaaccaacaaaatccctctccttccttagtCCCTTTTCATCAgatactttgtcacagcaacaagaaaagaaagtgataCAGTTTCTAAGTCAGAGAGTTCAGGGAGGAAAGACAATAGTAAATGATAAATATAGGTAAATCTCAATGTAGGTGCTCAAgtgcacatatatattattaGTATATTATATAACACAGTATATAATaggatatatagtatataatatatacttaaaatagtAAAGTGTTCAGTTTGTAAGAAATTATTTCaagctaagaaaagaaaatggaaagcctAACATGTGGGCCAGGGGACTTCACTCTTTCCACTCCTTCTTGAACTCTGTAGCCCGTCAGCATCTGTGTAAAACACGACAGCTTTGGCAAATAGGGCGGGGCTACCTAGATCTGGAAGGGCATGTTCTCTAtggcctgtctgtctgcccacaTATCTGAGTCACCGAGAGGTCAGGTGTGCTGGCTCATGGGCCTTGGGTCTCCTGCTGCTACTGGTGTGATACCTGGCATCCAGCCTCTGGGCAATATGGACAGGCTGCCAAGGGAAGGCTAGTCTGTACCCTTCACCAATATGGGGACTTGGAGACAGGCAGGACAAGCAGAGGCCCTGCAGTGGTGGTAGCAGATTCCAGAATGTTCTAGGAGGCCCGCAGTGGAGGGTAGATGGTACGAAGCAAGTGCCTTCCTGTTGTGCACCCCCCCCCATTTGCACACTGTTGACTTTTACAACACAAGCTCTATAACTGGGAATGACAGTTGTACCTGCTTTCCTCTTTGAATACTCCtgtttgcagccagcctgggctacatagggattTCTATGCTACTACCCTGGGTAACACAGTAGGCATATCAAGACTTGGAGTTAGAAGGAGGGCCGAGACTGGTGACTACAATAACTCTCTTCAGAGACAGAACAGAGGGCTAACAGGATGGCTTCCCTGGATTGTTACAGCCGTGCAGGTGGAAGTAGCCAgactcttccccccacccccaaccccccgtGCCCCGAGATCCAGGCCAGGCTCACCATTCTctggtaccagcttgcaaacaGCCACTAGACCCACCTTTCATATTGAGCTGTGAAAGTCAGGTTCTCTTTGGGGAAAGCAGGTACCTCCCACTGTAGAATGTTCTTGAAATTAACTGAATTCATTCTGACATTCTCAGGAGGTGGAATCATTCCTAGAGCTGAAAAAGATAAGGAGAAGGGGACAGATAGCAatgttttttcaaaaacaaaacaaaacaacaacaaaacagaaactaaaccaaccccccccccaaaaaaaggttttatttgaaGCAATAATGAGAAGAATTTCTGTCTGAAGCCCCTGGAACCCTGGTTGGAGTTGGGTTAGGGGACCTGGGAATCTTGTGTCAGCAGCAGACTGGATCCTTAATGGAGCCTCAAGAAGGGTTGTCAGGGAGACCTTTGGATGAGTGAGCCTGAGGTCGCATAGAAGGCAGCTTTTGGGCTAAGGGCAGAAATTACTTATTACGTTTTGAGGTAGGATATTCTAAACCACTTATGACCCAACTATTGCCAACAGAGACAGACCAAGTGTGGTAATAATTATTCAACACCTGGGAAGCTTGGGCTCAGGAAGAGGAGAACCAGTCGGGGAATCCCTAGAGCGCAGCCAATGGAAAGCCAGTCTGGGCGCGCACTGCGTTGAAGAGTCCCCAGAAACTCTCTGGGGAACTGAGGGGCAGAATTCAGATTTTAGGGTGTGGACCTGTGAAAAGGAAGGTGTGGGTGAAGGGGAGCTAACGCTACAGAGgacaggggagaggaaaggagtcGAGGCTAGGGAGGACTCTGGTGTGTGTCCCTAAGGTCCGGACAGTCACCGCGGGGTGCTCAGAAATTGTTTTCAGTTAGAACTTCGCCGGgcgggggaagggagagggcgCTGTCAACAACTCTACCCGCACCCCGCTTAGTTTACCGTCTAGACAGCCTGGAACAGGCTGCATGCTAGGGGGGTAGTCCACCCAGGATCTAGCCAGTGGCAGCATAACGCCGTGAGTGTGCACCGTGGCGAGGGGttcccttcctggtgctgggtGCCGCGTTCGGTCCCTTTCCGGGAGCCCATGGGTCGAGACTTGGGGACGCCCCGCCTCCGAGTTCCCAAGCCTGCGAGCCTGCCTGCCCGGGGCCCCTGCCCGCCGACCTCACCTGGCACCAGGAGGAATCCTCCCAGCCAGCCCGCCACGCTCGGCGCCCAAGCCATGGCCCCGTGCGGCAGCCCCGCGGCTGCTCGCGCCCTTCCCGGAACCTCCGCCGGGCGGCCAGGCCACTCCCCTTCGGCTCCCTCCGCCCGCAGCCACACCAGGGACCGGGGCCCGGAGGGCGGCCTCAAGCTAAGCGCACTAAGAAGCCATCCTGGGTTACAGTATTGTCCCCTCGCCCCACTAGGGTTTCTCTCCCCTCCAGtgtttccctctgtttctcttccttggtGGGTGGGTGTTGAAACACTCACTGTCTTTCTACATAGCTGAGACTAGCCCGGAATTgaagcgatcctcctgcctcagctttcctgcTGTTGGGCAGTTGCTTTTCTTTGGATCACTCAGTGTTCCCTGTTTTTCCCCCACGGAAGCATCACTTCTCCAAAGTCTTGTCTCCCAGGTTTTAGTGCCCCTCCCCACCCGAAGGACATGGCAAAAGGCCAGTTTGTTCATTTCTTGGTAGCTTGCTTCTTGCATAAGACTGCTGAGAAAGGTTTAATTTCCTCTTCCTAAAAGGAccaggtggtgaggtgggaaacCCCACAGTAGGTCGGTTGACTACATGTTGAGACATATCTAAGTCAGAACAAGCCACGTGAGTCGGAGGGGACCCTCCCGGCAGCCCACGGCAGATTTAGAGAAAGCTAGTACAATCTTGAAATGGCAGCAGCAGAACCACAAATACGCTGTAGAAAGCATtctaggagagaaatgactcaaaaaGACTAGAGGCTTGTATGAAAAGTACTTTTGTATTACTCTCTGACAATTTCAAACAtcgtataaaatttaaaagaaaaaaaaaacccaactaagtGTAAGCATTAAAAAGCCAACTCCCAGCAGCTATGCTTAAAAGAAAAGCGCTGGGAAGGATAGTGGTATTCAGAGGGCAGAGAAATGGTCGCTGTGTCAGGGAGACCTCTGGATGAGTGAGACTGAGGTCGCATAGAGGGCAGCTTTGAGAGCCTCcttccttaacctctgagccatctctccagcccctcagttccacaagggtttttttttttttttttttttttgaatgcttTACGTGGGTAATCTATAGGAGATTAGATTACGTGGGTAATCTATAGGAAGCTTTGGAGCCAGGATCAGCTCCTCTGAGTAGAAACATGTGAGAGACACTTGGGGTTTGGGGTAAGAAGAGAAATATGGGAGGGTCCTACACCCTTCATCAACCTGGGCTCACCACCTCCCCTTGAGTCTCGATGATGGAGATTACCTGCTCAACCCCTTTATCCATAAATTAAGAAACTGAAGGTCGAAGAGGTGAATCGGGAAAAACCTTAAAATATGGCCATGAGATTCCTCTCTCTGAGGCACTTGTCAGATTCTAGGATCCTTCACgaggctcctccctctcctcacttAAACTGTAAGGGTTTTATGGGTGGCTGTGAATGAATTTCTGAGTGAAGGAGACAGATCTTGACATCTGGGAAGTGCCCAGACATCGGGGGCTCAAACCTTGCCAGCTCAGGATGccctacctcctccccttctgcccCACTTCAGGTTCAATCCTGGAATCTTGCTGAACACTTCATGaccagtttttctttccttttctcttccccaatTTAATCATTTCCTAGAAACAACACAGGGATGGGAGACCTTGGCTGCCTCTTAAAACCACAGAACACTGTTCCTTTGGAAGCATAATACAAACCACCTTAGTGCAttaggggaaagggggtgggCAGGTCACACTCATGACCTTATGACCCATGTAAACAATCCTGATGCCCGAATTGGTAATCTGCATAGAGAAGGGCATCCAGCAAGAACCAAGAGGGCTGTGACATTCTCTAGTCCCTCCCTCACAGACACCTGGAGAGCACAAGGTATGGAGTCAGGCTGTGAACAGAACCCTGTAGGTGCCCAGCTCCAGCCAAAGAACTGCTTTGGAGTCATCTCATGATGTAGCCGTCCCCTGCATCAGTATCGGAATCTGAGGTGTCTGTTTTTTCAGATGACTCATCTTCAGTCCATAGACCCTGGGAAGAGAAGCTAGGGTCGGGCAGCTGTGTCCTGTCACCTCCAGCTATCTGAAGGTCTGACTCTGTCCTGTGGGGACCCTCATCTAGGAGGACCGTATCTTCTGTGAGAGATATGGTTTCTGAGGCATCTTCATCGTGGAGAGCTCTTAGAAACACAGAGTTTAAGTTCACATTGAAGATAACTCTGTCCCCAGGCGCATCCATGGAGCTGTTGTCCTCCCCAGGGAAGGAGTCGTCCTTGAGCacactctttcttctctcataGGGGCCACTGGGGTCTTCTATAGGCCCTGCCTTGACCTCTGTGGGGAGTTGTGGCTCAGCTCCAGCCCCTGCCCTAGCTTCATCAGATTCCTCAGCACCTGAATCTTCTTCATGAGGGGGTTCCTCAGGGTTGGGTGAAACGTCAGAGGTTTGTGGTAGAGGCTTGCCCATCAGTCCATGCATGGTATAGCCAGTGACACTTGTTTTGGGGACCTCTTCGTCACTGTCACTGCCATCCCCATAGTCGTAATTCCACAGTCTCTTCTTCGTGTTTTTGGGAATGACTTCCAGCCAGTCGATGGCTTCTGAAGGTGGCCACTCAGGGAATATCCAGGTTAAAAAGTTACGGAAGTtctagagagaaagggagagtggggggagacaaaagggagggagagaaaaagtcTTTCATTTGTATTAgctcttcaacaacaacaacaaaacccttagTATTCACTGTGAAGTAATGTGGGTACAAGAGATATCCATGTCTATGTGTGATAACACTCATGTATGATAACACCCATGTATAGTAACACCCATGTTTAATAACACATGTATAGTAACATCCATCTGTAATAACAAAAGCTGATGGTTGTCTGGCACTCGCTAGGCACTGCTGCATTTCATTATATGACCCTCCAAACCCAAGGATGCTAGGTCCTGTGTATAAAATGTCACAGCACTTGCATGTCACCTCTGTACACCCTCCTGCATGCTTTCTATCACCTCCAGATTGCTGATAGTACTCAATGTGATATAGATGCTGTGTAAATGAAACACCTTACAGTACTCAATGTGATATAGATGTTGTGTAAACGAAACACCTTACAGTACTCAATGCGATATAGATGCGATGTTAATGAGACACTTCATGTCTTAGGGAATACTGCCAAGAAAGTCCATTTAGATACTCAGTCTATGGTTGGATGAAGTCTGTGGATGCAAGCTATTTCCTAAATCCCTTTGCCCTCAGAAGTGCTTTATGGAGcaggcttgttttattttcttgctctgtcctgtgtgtgtttgagtataagtgtgtgtgtgtgtgtgtatgtgtgtgtgtgtgtgtgtgtgtgtgtctgtgtctgtgtctgtgtgtgtgagtgttatatgtctgtgtgtgctggggactAAACTTGGTCTCTTGCATGCTAAGCACACTCCATGCCACTGGACACCACACCTCCACACCCAGTTTACTATGTATTGAACTGTGTGTGGTATGAGGTAGAGCGGGATCCCATGATTCCTTAGTACAGATAACACTATCACCTGCCATCAAGGTTCCTCACCAGTTCCCGGGCAGTTTGCACAGTCGCTGTTTCTGGGTTCCTCTGTGGATGGGATTTTGTTACCCTTTTCAGTAAGCTTATTACATTTATTCcttaaattaggaaaataatttgCTGCTTCTGTAATTGTACGAATTCTAGGGCTATTGAAAATGATACTCCAttcctataaatataaaaatcaggaaaataaccTATGCTACTAGTAATCCGGACCAATCATGGTGAGCATTGATGCTTTGGAAGGTGgcaagagaggattctgggatagctgactgtgttttctttcttggtctggTCTTAAGTTGTTCGGGGTTGGGCAAAATTCAGTGAGCATTCCACAGGTGGTTTGTGTAGTTTATTCCCAAGGCTGAAAATGGCATTACcatgattttttaattaaacacaatAATTTAAGTATGCAATTACCTTGCtaacccagtttttaaaaaaaaatctgaggtgatctcattgtgtagccttggctgtcccagcACTTACTCTGTAGAACAGATTATTGAGACTAAAATTTAGATCCAGAGTAAAATGAGCTTAATaatattgtttataaattattactGTCCACCTAGCTCTTCAAACAGAGCCACTTGGGAGCCTTGTTCCACATGCCAGCCCTTGGAATACATCACCATTCAATAGCAAGTCAACAGGTATTTGTTAAATGCAAAACAGTAACCATTTAAACACATTATTAGCATGTTTAAGATGCTGAGCTCAATTCCTCAAACTGATCAACAAATGTATCTACAAGTACACTAGGCTTAGAGTATCATATTTTCCAACTTCTGGAGGATTTTCTTAAATGGAGAGCAACAATTTTTAACAGAGAATTAGTAGGCAGACTTCAAATTACACTAGAACAAAGTGTCTAAAACTCTACTGGCTGTGGGGGGACAGTTGCTTACACGGCTGCTGAGAGAAGAGTGAGGCAGGTGAGCAACACCAGAAAGCAAAGTATTTCTACTTGAAACATTGTTACAAATGCAACATGGGAGTTGGGGCAGTAGGATAGAGAAAAATGACAAAGGGAAAGGCAGCTGAGTCAAGACACAGGAAGGGTAGAAAGTTGTAGGATCAATAGTCAGACTCTATAAGGGCTCTGAGCTCTAAGCGGAAGCACAGAAGAAAGGTAAGGAAATGGTTTCTTTGGAATTAACGAGAGTCACAGGTGAGAACGACTGTGATCCACTATCATGTATGGTGCAGGGAACAAAGCACAGTCAGCTCGGTGTGACATAAGACAAGCCTACAGTGGGGATATGGTCCATTGAAGTAATCTAAAACCAATAGATGACCTGCACAATGACTTCCACTGTACTACTCCGAGttggaatgagagaaagagaaaagagaattgaTCCAAATACCATGCAGCTGGGAAGAAACAGTGTCTGGGTAATAATGTAACTGCATGAAGGTTACATGTGATAGGTGTAGGGCTACAAAGGCTCTGTCAGTAAGCTGCACAAGTATAATTCCCATGGGTCCAGTAGCCTAAATCTGCAGGGCCGGATAGAGGTATGTGGAGCCGTGAAGCTCTTTGGTCAGTCAGCCTAGCTGAACTGATGGCctccaggttcagtcagagacctagtttaaaaagataaagggggGTAAACCCACccttaaggctcagagaacattgtagaagagagaGTAGAAAGATTCCAAGAGCCAGAGGTTCAGggaatttgctgtgagattgtgtcttctaggaATGTCACAGGTTACATCCATAAAGTCCCACCAACGTTAGTGGCTAAACACGTCAGGAGCACTGACAACAATGGACAGGCAAATGTGGACTGGGgtctgggaaggcagggaggctTCAACCCTTACACAAAGAAGGCAACCATGGAATACCTGAAGTCACAGTGGGAAAATAAATCAGTCTTCCCAGGGAAGCCCACACCAGTTGGttgtccaataccaaatggtcaggcCCAACGACCTGAATAAAAGTAACACTGTAAACACTGAGCAGGTTGTACTTATGcatttaggaatatgtatgtatgtaatagtaattaatgaaaaagggtttgaaggaagagaggggagtctgtgggagggaaggaggggaaggaggaaatgacATCATTACACTAAGAGAAGCAATCATTAGCTTATTTTTGAGAAAGCATATATGCAGTTGAATagaaaaagatcaaataaaacatgttttactcatgttaaaaacaaacaaacaaccaaaacacaaGCAAATAGAGTGGGAAGGACTGGCAAGGTTGCCTAGGGTAAAAGCGGTTGATGCAAGGTTGTCCATCTGAGCTCCACCCCAGACCCATAGCACAGAGAGAGCCGACTCCTCCTTAAAGTTGCCCTGACCTCACCGGATGCCCTGAAAGGTGCTTCCTCCCCAGTCATAAAGAAATGCTTGTAgctaagttttgttttcttttaagaaggaggaagTTGGGTGGCTAGCAGGGGGTATGGGAGGAGTTTGGATCCAGGAAAGAACATGATTAAAGATattgtatgaaactgtcaaagactgagttaaaaaaaataaaattaaaatgagctGGAGAGTCGCTGGGAAAGACACCTAAAGTCAGCATTTGACTTCCACATAATGAACACATGAACAAATACCTACcatagagggaaagagagggaagagggaggagagggagagttcACTTGCACAAGAGCGCGGAGAGAGAGAATAGGCAGAcaatataaaatgtcaaatacaTTTGGGACTTGCAGGGACAACAAAGAATCTAAGATGACCAAATTGATTGATGCTGTtgaaagaagagattttttttccctgaaaacaTATTATGTCtgtaacaaaaaatattttaaattaataaaaaatattttaaattaaaataaaaaaataaagacagaagaacTACATACCAAGGCATTGGGGAATTTGTCTTTTAAGCATATGTAGCCAATCTGTTTCAGCATTATGACGGTGCTCACAAAAGCCATCACTATCAAGCACGCAATAAATATTCCCACTTTGGCAGACTCTGATAATCCTGTTAACGAAAAGATAAAGGACTTTATTCAAAAGAAATGCAACACACGGTCATGGGTGGGGTGCACTCACAGTGGTCTGGTGACAGAAGTCAATGGCAGAGGAGTCCaaagtttagaaaaaaattcGCTAAATACCAAAGAATGGGAGCTAATCTAAATGCATATTTTTAAGCAAACTAGATTTAGAttttccaagtttaaaaaaaaaaaacttcatgttcTATAGTTGCCATAGAGCAGTTGCTGGCTGTCTGcagtcctttaaattttttttctttggctGCTATATAAATTTTAACAATTGAATCTAGACAGAAGCAGAAAAACCACACTAGCCACAAATGCCTGTGGGTACTTGACATCTTTTGAAAGGGGAAGGAATACATAATTAGCGCAGTAAGGACCCGAGGATTGGTGGCTGGCACTGGTTTTGGAGCCCAGTCTCGTGCCCATGAAGGACGGATGAATGCTGGAGCACTCCCGTCTGGGCAAGGTCTGGGATCAGGCCTAGGCTTGGGGGCACAGCTTTCAGACACTAACTCTTTACACACTTCCTAAGAAG
Coding sequences within it:
- the Ifnar2 gene encoding interferon alpha/beta receptor 2 — translated: MLSKGTGSAVGLLSLYLVVCVSLQSNSSFAFEEYPDEPCTINLILRHFRLILSWELQSQSSPPTNYTLWYTIMSKAEDLKKVENCTDITEPLCDVTDEWLEGRETYVPIIVVHRGDSTVCRCSDYVWPTDVLLEPPEFKIIGFKDHINVMMEFPPATYKLFGESLWKRLESTSIVIEEQTEDSIRIKHKPQMNNVTGNFTYVLRDLLPKTNYCVSVYFDGTSLKSPLKCTVLQPDQESGLSESAKVGIFIACLIVMAFVSTVIMLKQIGYICLKDKFPNALNFRNFLTWIFPEWPPSEAIDWLEVIPKNTKKRLWNYDYGDGSDSDEEVPKTSVTGYTMHGLMGKPLPQTSDVSPNPEEPPHEEDSGAEESDEARAGAGAEPQLPTEVKAGPIEDPSGPYERRKSVLKDDSFPGEDNSSMDAPGDRVIFNVNLNSVFLRALHDEDASETISLTEDTVLLDEGPHRTESDLQIAGGDRTQLPDPSFSSQGLWTEDESSEKTDTSDSDTDAGDGYIMR